One stretch of Planococcus sp. PAMC 21323 DNA includes these proteins:
- the leuS gene encoding leucine--tRNA ligase, producing the protein MTFNHKLVEKKWQKYWQDNKTFKLIDDPSKPKFYALDMFPYPSGAGLHVGHPEGYTATDILSRVKRMQGYNVLHPMGWDAFGLPAEQYALDTGNDPAEFTAKNIETFKRQIQELGFSYDWDREISTTDPSYYKWTQWIFIQLYNKGLAYVDEVAVNWCPALGTVLANEEVIDGKSERGGHPVERRPMRQWVLRITNYADRLLEDLDDLDWPESLKDMQRNWIGKSEGAELEFQVADTEHSFRAFTTRPDTIFGATYAVLAPEHKLVAAITTADQKAAVEKYIDDVKTKSDLERTDLAKDKSGVFTGAYAINPASGEKMPVWIADYVLATYGTGAIMAVPAHDERDYEFAKQFDLPIVEVVSGGNIEEEAYAGDGELINSDFLNGLNKKEAIERAIDWLVDKKVGEKKITYRLRDWLFSRQRYWGEPIPIIHWEDGTMTPVEEKDLPLMLPVTTDIKPSGTGESPLANITDWVNVVHPETGMKGRRETNTMPQWAGSCWYYLRFIDPTNDEMLADPELLKRWLPVDVYIGGAEHAVLHLLYARFWHKVLYDIGVVSTKEPFQKLFNQGMILGEGNEKMSKSKGNVVNPDQIIESHGADTLRMYEMFMGPLEASIAWSTNGLDGSRRFLDRIWRLLMDEEQLSAKITDANDGKLEKVYHQTVKKVTDDFEGLRFNTAISQMMVFINEGYKVDSIPKEYVEGFVKLLSPIAPHVAEELWEKLGHEGSVTYENWPKFDESKMIDDVIQVVVQVNGKVKTKLAIAKDSTKEELETAALADDNVQKATEGKEVRKVIVIPGKLVNIVVG; encoded by the coding sequence ATGACATTCAATCACAAACTAGTCGAGAAAAAGTGGCAGAAATATTGGCAAGACAACAAAACCTTTAAACTGATAGACGACCCGTCTAAACCGAAGTTTTATGCATTGGATATGTTTCCGTATCCATCAGGTGCTGGACTTCACGTTGGACACCCAGAAGGCTATACAGCGACAGACATTTTAAGCCGTGTTAAACGTATGCAAGGTTATAACGTGTTACATCCAATGGGGTGGGACGCTTTTGGTCTACCTGCAGAGCAATATGCACTTGATACTGGAAATGATCCAGCAGAATTTACGGCTAAAAATATTGAAACGTTTAAGCGTCAAATTCAAGAACTTGGATTTTCATATGACTGGGACCGTGAAATTAGCACAACAGATCCGTCTTATTATAAATGGACGCAATGGATTTTTATCCAATTGTATAATAAAGGATTGGCTTATGTTGATGAGGTAGCGGTTAACTGGTGCCCAGCACTTGGAACTGTTTTGGCGAACGAAGAAGTAATCGATGGCAAATCAGAACGCGGTGGTCATCCGGTTGAACGTCGTCCTATGCGCCAATGGGTATTGCGTATTACAAATTATGCTGACCGTTTACTTGAAGATTTGGACGACTTGGATTGGCCTGAAAGCTTAAAAGACATGCAACGCAACTGGATCGGAAAATCAGAAGGTGCTGAATTAGAATTCCAAGTCGCAGACACAGAACATTCTTTCCGTGCGTTTACAACACGTCCAGACACGATTTTTGGCGCAACTTACGCGGTGCTTGCTCCTGAACATAAATTGGTAGCTGCGATTACTACAGCGGATCAAAAAGCTGCTGTTGAAAAATACATTGACGACGTTAAAACGAAAAGTGATTTGGAACGTACAGATTTGGCAAAAGACAAATCAGGTGTTTTCACAGGCGCATATGCAATAAATCCAGCAAGTGGTGAAAAAATGCCGGTTTGGATTGCTGATTATGTATTGGCAACTTATGGAACAGGCGCAATCATGGCCGTTCCAGCTCACGATGAGCGTGACTATGAATTTGCGAAGCAGTTTGATTTGCCGATTGTTGAAGTCGTATCAGGCGGTAATATTGAAGAAGAAGCTTATGCAGGAGACGGTGAATTGATCAATTCTGACTTCTTAAACGGATTGAACAAAAAAGAAGCAATTGAACGAGCGATTGACTGGCTAGTAGATAAAAAAGTGGGCGAAAAGAAAATTACGTACCGTTTGCGTGATTGGTTGTTTAGTCGTCAGCGTTACTGGGGCGAGCCAATCCCAATTATTCACTGGGAAGATGGCACAATGACGCCTGTCGAAGAAAAAGACTTGCCATTAATGTTGCCAGTAACGACAGATATTAAGCCAAGCGGAACAGGCGAATCACCTCTTGCCAATATTACGGATTGGGTAAATGTCGTTCATCCTGAAACAGGAATGAAAGGCCGCCGCGAAACCAATACGATGCCGCAATGGGCAGGAAGCTGCTGGTATTATTTGCGCTTTATCGATCCAACCAACGATGAAATGTTGGCAGACCCAGAATTATTGAAACGCTGGTTGCCAGTTGATGTTTATATCGGCGGTGCAGAGCATGCAGTACTTCACCTACTATATGCACGTTTCTGGCATAAAGTGCTTTACGATATCGGTGTGGTATCGACAAAAGAACCTTTCCAAAAGCTATTTAACCAAGGGATGATTCTGGGCGAAGGAAACGAGAAAATGTCGAAATCAAAAGGCAATGTCGTGAACCCCGACCAAATTATCGAAAGCCACGGTGCTGATACATTACGTATGTACGAAATGTTTATGGGACCACTTGAAGCATCCATTGCATGGTCAACTAATGGCTTAGATGGCTCGCGTCGATTCCTAGACCGTATTTGGCGCTTGTTGATGGACGAAGAGCAATTGAGTGCGAAAATTACGGATGCAAATGACGGTAAACTGGAAAAAGTCTATCACCAAACGGTTAAAAAAGTAACAGATGATTTTGAAGGGTTGCGCTTTAACACAGCTATTTCACAAATGATGGTCTTTATTAACGAAGGCTATAAAGTCGATTCTATTCCAAAAGAATACGTAGAAGGTTTTGTGAAACTATTGTCTCCAATTGCACCTCACGTAGCAGAAGAGCTATGGGAGAAGTTGGGTCACGAAGGTTCGGTTACTTATGAAAATTGGCCAAAATTTGATGAGTCGAAAATGATCGATGACGTTATTCAAGTTGTAGTTCAAGTAAATGGCAAAGTAAAAACAAAGCTAGCAATTGCAAAAGACAGCACAAAAGAAGAGTTGGAAACAGCAGCGCTTGCTGACGACAATGTTCAAAAAGCAACTGAAGGCAAAGAAGTTCGCAAAGTAATTGTTATTCCAGGGAAATTAGTCAACATCGTAGTAGGCTAA